GGAATGACCGGGGAATAGCCAGTCCATAGCCCCCTCcatagccccccccccacacacacacacacagagaaggatacataaacaaaacacacaaacacacaaacacacacacacacacacacacacacacacacacacacacacacacacacacacacacacacacacacacacacacacacacacacacacacacacacacacacacacacacacacacacggccacacaaaAACAGACACCAAATTAAATCCAATCAGGCCAAGCTACAGCTTCCATTTCAGTTAAGGACAAAACAGAGAGCTTGTCAGATGTAGCCTCTACTTTTCTGTATCAAATTCAGAATGATTAGTGACTTAATTTAGAAATGCTCTCATGCATTTCCTCACAGCTAAATCAAGATGACTTACTTTTCTAGTGTTTGAAAATACATACAGGCTTTCTTCAGAACAAGGAGATTGTTCAAGACTGACGCCGAAATTGGACATGTGTCCAAGTCCTGAAGACGTCGGGAAATATCTTCAAAACCAGTCACTAGAGGTGAGAGGGAGCTCTATTGCCATAAAGTAAGCTTGGGTTTTGCTAAGGTGTTGTGCACAGGGCTACTGAATGGCTGTAATTACATGAAATGGAACGATTCAAAGCAGCAGGATGTTTTGGCGATTAAACCAATGTACTCATTATAGTTTACAGTAAACACATATGTTGGATCAATGATTGTGTGGTGAAAGATGTCTACAAACAAAATGGATGCACAATGAAAGGTTTTGAATGTAAAACTGTCTGCGTTACAAGTGTTAACAGTTTGGAGTTCTGTACTAAGACTTTTGAAAATTCACCACATAGTTGTGAAAATAGTACCATAGCGATTAAAATAaacagtatagtgtagtgtacaaGGCAATGCTGAAATACCTGGGTTGTATATAACAATATATTTCATTCATTATCTGAATTTCATTGATACACTGTAAGCTGATGAATTTCAAGCAGAGAAGACAGGCGATACTGTATCAGTTGACAAGTAACATAGAAAAGGTGATCTTGTACAATGTTGCATGGGGCATAAAAGGAAGACACCACCTTGCTAAGTTTTTACAGTAGTCAACTGCTTTACAATACCCCTACTTCTGATTGTGtcttatgtatgtactgtataaggaCAATTCAACTGTAAGGCTGACATATTTCCCAATTATGCTCACAACATGCCAATGGACACTTATTTTTTAAGTGTCAAATACTGAATGGAAAATGATATTTACCACCTACTACTCTTTCCATTCAGCACTTTAAAAAGAACAGATTTGAAATGTGTATCTTTCATTTTTTGCTATTGTATTAAATGGTAGTTAAAATGACTAAATGGTGAGCCCATCTGGTGTATTGGTGACTAAACAAAATGTGGTCATAATATTTCACGAAAAGCTTTGATTTTACATGAATGACTCAGGGGTGAAAGATGTGTGCACAATTAAAAGTTCTAAAGATAAGATAGGGGCATTACAAGTGTTATCACCTTAGAGTTGTTTTACTTTAATACTGTACATCTGAAAAATGTGCCAAAGTGATTGAAACAAAACTGTTAGGGAAATGTGCAATACGTCTGGAAAGAAGAAACAAAAAGTATTTTATGTACTCAAATGTACTACTATGATGATGACTTGTGATTTTACTTCACAGTAAGTTTTATACAAATCTGATATTGACAAgatcagagatgtactgtatgcaacaaatcaaatgaaagtgtattggtcacgtacacagatgAGCAGATGTTacagcaggtgcagtgaaatgctatTGTTTGTAGCTCCTACAGTGCAGTTATACAATATCAATACAATACCAATATGCAAATAATACAGAAAGTCCAAAACAGAAAGAAATACATCCCCATGAGGTGTACCACCCTCCTTCAGGCCATGGATGAAGCATGCAATGATTTCAATCCAGACCAAAAGGTAAACAACTCTGGAATGTTTTACTGCAGCAAGCTGTAAATGATGGTTCATTCTGGGAACATTGCTGTATTTCGAATGGTACTGTAATTCACCCCACAGAAGTGTACCATACAGTATCTTTGGAGTGACAAAAACCTTTTGACCACTAGTGGGTGCATTGCATTGTTGTTTCTGgcacattaacatattttgaggtgtaaacatttgtttttattaaaaaaatattcctTCTTTATTatcacccctcccctaattggagtaaagtAATGGACAACAGTACTTGGGCTTTTACATACAGAATACATTTTATGGTCatggtatattttacattagttatatatatttttttagctaccctcaacccctctcatctatctctgaaaaccatccagttttgatttctaattGCCAATTAATTTTCAACTGTGCCGTGATGTTTCAccaaagttctgaacctttctattctcatagtttctaagATTGTAAATTAATGATAAACATTTTTGctgagtattattatattattgatcgattgactatgacttttcaaatcaaccAGCTAAACATTGTTTCTTTACTTTTTAAAACGTGATTACATTGTGAAATATGTCTTCAATGATCACATCTCTGATCACACATGGGATAGAAATGATGGAAATTTGATGTTCAGTCAGTGTTAATGGGTAGTGCAAAtgtattgcctaatgtgaaaacagTGTAATGTACAGTAATTTACAGTACTGCAGCATAATACCAAAAATAACTATTTTAAAACATGGATCTTAAATGTTTTGCTGTTGGATTAACTGGTTTTTCAAAATTACTCAATTGTTGTTTTTTGGTGATTAAACCAACAgacttatattatatatatgatgATATATGATTAATTTATATGATGattatatttcacagtaaacatattttggatcaatggttgtgtggtgaaagATCTCTACAAACAAAATGAATGCACAATGAAAGGTTTTGAATGTAAAACTGGCTTCGTTACAAGTGTTGCCAGTTTGGAGTTATGAAAATTCATGACATACTTGTGAGAAAAAAAACTAACATCTGGGAATAATCTATTCTGAGTAAAACATATgcaaacacacccacacccaaCATTCTCACACAGATTACGTCACGACGGCCGATTCTCAAATATTTTGTGAACCTATTTAATCATGGGATAACGGTCAATCGTGGCATTTTGTCACCCTCTACTGGACCACACACTTCATCAAAAGGCACAGAGATTACAACAGCAGAGTATATGGTACGTACTTTCACCTCACCTTCAAGCAAAGTGTGGGAACTGGGGCATGACGTGCACATGAAAACTTACCCCTTTACCACAACTACCATGTCTGATTGATTTTTAAAGGGCATTCCAACAAAAAGGTTTAGTAAAGTACCATATATTCTCTGTGGCATGCCCACTTCCCTGTCCCAACCCTTCTAAGACCACATGCTGCATGTGTGGCACTATGACTGGACCCACAGGTCACTTGCACTGTGAAAGcccaggagggagaggaacaacaggagagggagatggttGCCAGGCAGGAGCACCAGCAAAGTAGAAGTTGAGACTTGTTTAGTCTCATTGGTCAAACCCATGAAAtcaggaggcagagacagaagaaTGCAAATATTTCACCTGTGAGGAATGTACCTGCATCGCCTATTTGAATGTTCAAACAAAACAACCAGCACCAGTTTCaattataatttattttaaattatAAATATCAAATCTTAAAGATAGAGCACTTACAGTAAAAAGCAAAAACTGTGATACAAAACACTGTCacacatttagattttttaaactGAAAGTGCTATATGTTGAAAACTTTACTGCTGATGTATAATTTTTGGGGAGcatatcaacagtggactaatgaacatTATACAATGTTTTCAGTGAACTATCACTAAATTATGCTTGCTTCCCTGACAAGTGCATCATGGACTTGTTACAACTGTGCTGAGAAATGTTCCAGGAAAAGCACTTCCAAGTATATATTACTGaacaaaaaatgtcaaagattgTAAACATTCTATGCAACAActatgagagaaataagcatgaaagtatggaacatttctgggatcttgtaTTTAAGAGAATAAAACACAGGccactttacatgttacatttatttgtatatatacacacactgaaaaATTTaccatggatcctcagatcctcaaaaggttttacagctgcaccatcgagagcatcctgacttgttgcatcactgcctggtatggcaattgctcggcctccgaccgcaaagcactacagagggtagtgcaaacggcccagtacatcactgggaccaagcttcctgccatccaggacctctataccaggcggtgtcagaagaagccCCAAAAATTGCCAACAACTCTTGCCACCCTCGtcagacggttctctctgctaccatacggcaagcggtaccaaagTGCCAagcctaggtccaagaggcttctaaacagcttatagccccaagccataagactcccaaacatctaatcaaatggctccttttacagtgctgctactctctgttgttatgtatgcatagttactttaataactctaactacatgtacatattacctcaactaacccagTGCCCCATTacattgactatgtactggtacccccctgtatatagtctcactattgttatgttaccgctgctctttaattacttattGTTATCGCTTATCTGGATTTTtaaaaacggcattgttggttaagggctcgtaagtaagcattttgcaATAAGCAATGATTTTGCTTAGTGCAAACCTCGACTACATTCGAATAGCCTGTAGCCAACATGCATATtgaggtctaaaaaaaaaaaaagaccaaaACATAATATACATGTTTAAATAAGAAGTGCATAATGCTAGTACTTTCAGCAAGCACATTCATAATACACCAGGGTCCAGTAAAACCTCCTGACCTCCCAACACAAACTAAATAAGTCAATGATCCTTAACGCTCAGAGTTCCAGATGGATCAGATTTGGTGGACTACTTATCGTATAAAGTTCTTGGGGTAGAGCTTGAATAACTTTCCTTCCTGTGTGGGTTCAAACCCGTATTTCTCCAGCTGTTCCTTATCAAAGGAGCCTTCCTCAAAGTCTTTCTGGATCTGTGGGGCCACAGTCTCAGAGAACAGACCCTCAGGGGTGACAGCGGGCTCCGTTCCTGCCGGGGTGCGGTACGACACGTAGGGCTTGAGTTTGAATCCCTCTAAGTTTGGCACTACAAACTGAGGAATCATTGCCTGTACTGGAACAAATTTTCTGCTGGAGGTCAGTACTCCTGTTGGCTGTGCCCCTCTGCCTTTGTAGTGAGTCCTTGAGCCACGCTTGCTGGTGAATTCAGCCATACGATCTGCTCCTCTCACAAGGCCCCTTCGAAGAGCATTCAATACACCCATCGCATCGAAGAGTTTCGGTCTCGAGCTGGAGGACAAATCTGTATGGAGTCAATGAAATGGGTGAGATTACAACTGATAGTTTAAGCCTACTCTGGAAACAATATTAAGCAGTTAGCTCCTCACTGTGGTGAACCTAGCAACCTTTATGGTATCAGTTCTTTCACATTCGTTTAAATTAAGTAAATGAGACTAAGATGAAGAATGAGAAATCAATTGTTATATTCTTCACTCCAGTTTCCTTCGCTTTCTCGCTAACTCGAATTACCACATGTTCCATGTTGTGATTCTTCCTGAAGATATGGCTAATAATTGAAAACGTCTAAAAATTGTCCTCTGTCCATAGTTTCGTTGCTAGCAAGATGGTGTTTGTCCCTTGTATGTTGATAGCACGAGttaattagctaacgttagctgatgTAGCTGGCAAAACACATGGCATGGGTTACCAACACACTCTCGGTTTGTAAACAGCTGTAGTGCGGACATTAATTGttgaagtagctagctagatcAAATTTTGGATGAAACGCACGATAGGCACTAGCTACATGACTTCGATTAATCTCACTTTAGCGATAATACGTGGAAATTCTACACACTCACCTTGAACAGTGCCCACCGGAAGATAGAGCGCACACGAAGACACCGACGTCAGAATAAAACGTTTTGTTATTGGTTGGATTCAGTCAGTGGTAGCCAATTGGAATTCCAGATACTGGAATGAAAATACATGTGTACAAGACTTTGACAGTGGAGAATAAAGTGGAACGTTTGGTAATACGATCCAGTAAGTGATACTATTTTAATATAACCATATAGTGTGGTGCAATTCCTTTGTGTTTATTTGACTGCATGGCAACAAAACTGCATAGCGGGACTTCGTATGTTTGTTTGTCAGTCCATTGAGCTTCGCGTGGCAGTTGTTACTCAAATGGCCATATAGCCGACCGAGGTAAAGTTGGTTTTATATTCACACATTCGGACATTCAACAGATATTCGCCAAAAGCCATTTAAAAATGTGAAAATCATTTGCCACAAAATCATCAAACTAGatatgatttattctataaatgtctagcatacttttacaacctGTTTTGAGTAGAAATTCCAGTTTTTATTTTATAGAAATACATACAATCTATAAAATCCCATTTGAAGTGATttaaatcaataactaattcaccGTTTGTCACAGAAACATCAAACTAGATATGATTAATTCTATAAATGTCTCgcatacttttacaacctttgcTTTGAGTAGAAATTCCAGTTTTGATTTGATTGAAATACATAAAATCTCATATTGCATTTAAAGATGAAGAGATCAATAACTAATTCAGTGATTGTCGCAGAAAAAAGGTGAAAATATGCATTTATTTGCAATAACTTTAAAGAAATGTTGATTTCAAGTGCAATTTGTTCTAAATGAAGTTGCACAATGTCTGCAAATAGTTATTTCTGCAAGGCATGTGAATTGAAAGGGATATGGTAataccttcacagaacagcgcaaactggctctaacctgaatagaaagaggagtgggaggccccggtgcacagctgagcaagaggacaagtacattagagtgtctagtttgagaaacagatacctcacaagtcctcaactggcatcttcattaaatagtacccacaaaacaccagtctcaatgtcaacagtgaagaggcgactccgggatgctggccttctaggcagagttgcaaagaaaaactaCATAtctttgtccagtgtctgtgtttttttgcccatcttaatcttttatttttattggccagtctgagatatggctttttctttgcaactctgcctagaaggccagcatcccagagtcgcctcttcactgttgaaaacaaggacatttctaagtggctccaaacttttgaacggtagtatatgtTATGGTTCACTCTTAGATTTCCTTATCTCCACTGTGGAATGTCCATGTTGATCCTCTTGGTTGTCTTGGTCCTCTTGATCCATCCACCTGTCTTCTTTGTTAGTCAGGCCTGACCCCTTAGTTTTTTCCTGTAATCTAATTTAATATGACTGAAGATAAGATGCAGAATTTTATGCCAGGCCCCTTCTAATAGGGTATAACAGACTCCTTAGAACTTTGACCACATGGCCCTCTAGACAGACTACAtgccctctatcaaatcaaactgtaatgtttactcaaaacaaaggttgtaaaGGTATGCTAGACATTTCTAGAATAAATCATACATAGtttgatgtttatgtgacaaacGGTGAATTAGAtattcatttttacatttttaaatggcttttggtgaatgtctgttgaatgtctAAAACCAACTTTACCTCGGTATATAGCCGTCCACAGCCTGGACCTATGAGCACCAATTTAATATCTGGGAttaaatgtaattgattggaaATATAGTCTTATTCTTCCATATTTCTTCCATATATACATTAGGGAAACATTCGTAGAGTGGTATGCCTGTGTTTTGTCAGTTTGTTGATCAAGCACAGCTAGGCAAAAAGTCCAGTTCTTGAAAACAATCCTGCAGTGCCCCTGCACAGTATTTTCTGAACAGGCCTTATTGTTATGCCTGTCATGAGCAATCTGTTTACGTTGGTGTGTAGTCTccttgtttgtgggtgagtctATTCAAGTATGCAAGTGCAGTGGCAAGAGGGTGTCTGGTGACAGAGTGCAGCAGAAAGTCACACTGTGCCAGTTCTCTGTGACTACAGCCAGTGAGTGATCCAGTGTTCTCATTTCTAATCTGTTTTGTTAGGGGATGTTTTTTGCCTTAATTACTTTTTAGGAGTTCA
This window of the Oncorhynchus tshawytscha isolate Ot180627B linkage group LG12, Otsh_v2.0, whole genome shotgun sequence genome carries:
- the LOC112265327 gene encoding 39S ribosomal protein L41, mitochondrial-like, producing the protein MGVLNALRRGLVRGADRMAEFTSKRGSRTHYKGRGAQPTGVLTSSRKFVPVQAMIPQFVVPNLEGFKLKPYVSYRTPAGTEPAVTPEGLFSETVAPQIQKDFEEGSFDKEQLEKYGFEPTQEGKLFKLYPKNFIR